A DNA window from Fimbriimonadia bacterium contains the following coding sequences:
- a CDS encoding fumarate reductase/succinate dehydrogenase flavoprotein subunit yields METYDSFEYDVLVIGAGGAGLRAAIASIESGASTGLVCKSLLGKAHTVMAEGGAAAALGNMNEPDDWRVHFVDTMKGGKFINHPRTVEIFAKEAPDRILELEKYGAVFDRTPDGKISQRPFGGHLYRRLNHVGDRTGLELIRTLQDKAVSLDVHTHMEVTLTRLLLDDGRVIGAFGYVRDTGKFVLFRAKAVVIATGGWGKMFRVTSNSWESTGDGAAMAFFAGAQLKDMEMVQFHPTGMVWPPGMKGILVTEAVRGEGGILTNSLGERFMFKDEYMPEQYRGQFAEDEAEARRWLDDKKNNRRPPELLPRDVVARSIYKEVQAGRGSPHGGAFLDIRHRGAAYIKAKLPSMYEQFHRLGDLDITKERMEVAPTIHYTMGGIAADPETCATTLPGLYAAGECACGLHGANRLGGNSLSDLLVFGRRAGLAAAEFAKANAPGKLDEEQVEVETRSLLAPFEGGNENPFHLHSEVQDIMGEHAGIARTTAGLEEGLAKMLAVKARLPNLKAEGGRAYNPSWHTCRDVVHMVALGEAILRSAAERKESRGGHWYLDYPNESDEWAKKNVTATFVDGEVRIGSSPVPEMSPELKALFEGKK; encoded by the coding sequence ATGGAAACCTACGACAGCTTCGAGTATGACGTGTTAGTGATCGGAGCCGGCGGTGCAGGGCTGCGCGCCGCCATCGCCTCCATCGAGTCGGGAGCGAGCACGGGCTTGGTGTGCAAGTCGCTGCTCGGTAAGGCGCACACCGTGATGGCCGAGGGGGGCGCCGCGGCAGCTCTGGGAAACATGAACGAGCCGGACGATTGGCGTGTGCACTTCGTGGACACGATGAAAGGCGGCAAGTTCATCAACCATCCGCGAACGGTGGAAATCTTCGCCAAGGAAGCACCCGACCGTATCCTGGAGCTCGAGAAGTATGGCGCGGTGTTCGACCGTACGCCGGACGGCAAGATATCGCAGCGCCCGTTCGGGGGGCACCTGTATCGCCGTCTGAATCACGTCGGCGATCGCACCGGTCTCGAGCTGATTCGCACGCTGCAGGATAAGGCAGTTAGCCTAGACGTGCACACGCACATGGAGGTGACACTAACACGCCTCCTGCTGGATGACGGTCGCGTGATCGGGGCCTTTGGCTATGTGCGAGACACCGGGAAGTTCGTGCTGTTCCGCGCCAAAGCGGTGGTGATAGCTACCGGCGGGTGGGGCAAGATGTTTCGTGTTACCTCCAACTCTTGGGAAAGCACCGGGGACGGTGCAGCGATGGCCTTCTTCGCAGGCGCGCAACTGAAGGACATGGAAATGGTCCAGTTCCACCCGACTGGTATGGTCTGGCCTCCGGGTATGAAAGGCATTCTCGTAACGGAAGCCGTCCGAGGCGAGGGCGGCATCCTGACTAACTCGCTTGGCGAGCGCTTCATGTTCAAAGACGAGTATATGCCCGAGCAGTATCGGGGGCAGTTCGCCGAGGACGAGGCGGAGGCTCGCAGGTGGCTGGACGACAAGAAGAACAACCGACGTCCCCCCGAGCTTCTGCCTCGAGACGTGGTAGCACGCTCCATCTACAAGGAGGTGCAAGCGGGACGTGGTAGTCCACACGGCGGTGCCTTCCTGGACATTCGCCACCGTGGGGCAGCGTATATCAAGGCCAAGCTCCCCAGCATGTACGAGCAGTTCCACCGGCTGGGAGACCTCGACATAACGAAAGAACGGATGGAAGTGGCTCCCACCATTCACTACACGATGGGTGGTATCGCCGCCGACCCAGAGACGTGTGCTACCACCCTGCCCGGGTTGTACGCGGCTGGCGAGTGCGCCTGTGGTCTACATGGCGCGAACCGATTGGGGGGCAATTCATTGTCCGATCTCCTGGTCTTCGGGCGACGGGCCGGTCTCGCCGCTGCGGAGTTTGCCAAAGCCAACGCACCTGGAAAGTTGGACGAAGAACAGGTGGAGGTGGAAACTCGCTCGCTGCTGGCACCGTTCGAAGGTGGCAACGAGAACCCATTCCACTTGCACTCCGAAGTCCAGGACATCATGGGTGAACACGCAGGGATTGCCCGGACCACTGCGGGTCTAGAAGAAGGTCTAGCGAAGATGCTCGCCGTGAAGGCGCGCCTACCCAACCTGAAGGCGGAAGGCGGGCGAGCGTACAATCCTAGCTGGCACACCTGTCGCGACGTGGTGCACATGGTGGCACTCGGCGAGGCCATTCTACGCAGTGCCGCCGAGCGCAAGGAGAGTAGGGGGGGTCACTGGTATCTGGACTACCCGAACGAGTCGGACGAGTGGGCGAAGAAGAACGTGACTGCTACGTTCGTGGACGGAGAGGTTCGAATCGGCTCATCGCCAGTTCCGGAGATGTCTCCAGAGTTGAAGGCACTATTCGAGGGGAAGAAGTAA
- a CDS encoding succinate dehydrogenase, translated as MATNAPATTGATCIAHPVRQDAWWVTPLLTVVVFVGFIIYSSWRALEGFYQPGTTHFIQEPYVSPLYALHFVKSGWGFLASTNVSPALFVLPIPLFFRLTCYYFRKAGYRSFLADPRACAVPESRKKYAGETVMPWVWVNLHRITFFFAAALVFLTYKDTVEAYIFDGRFGIGVGSLLYTLEAVMVTLYTFSCHYFRHLVGGKIDCFDCPGGAVRYSLWRWVTAWNVSHMQWFWASLVSIMLIDLYIRLLGAGVIPQDPRIVF; from the coding sequence ATGGCGACTAACGCACCTGCGACCACCGGCGCAACGTGCATCGCCCACCCAGTTCGCCAGGACGCATGGTGGGTTACTCCGCTGCTGACCGTGGTGGTCTTCGTCGGCTTCATCATATACTCGTCGTGGCGAGCGCTGGAAGGTTTCTACCAGCCCGGAACTACACATTTCATCCAAGAGCCTTACGTCTCTCCCTTGTACGCGTTGCACTTCGTGAAGAGCGGGTGGGGGTTTCTGGCAAGCACCAACGTCTCGCCGGCGCTGTTCGTGTTACCCATACCGCTTTTCTTCCGGCTGACATGCTACTACTTCCGGAAGGCCGGCTACCGTTCGTTTCTTGCCGACCCACGGGCGTGCGCGGTGCCGGAAAGTCGCAAGAAGTATGCAGGAGAGACAGTGATGCCTTGGGTGTGGGTGAACCTGCATCGCATCACCTTCTTCTTCGCCGCCGCGCTGGTGTTTCTCACCTATAAGGACACGGTCGAGGCGTATATCTTCGATGGACGTTTCGGCATCGGGGTGGGCAGTCTGCTGTACACACTCGAGGCGGTGATGGTGACCCTCTACACCTTCTCGTGCCACTACTTCCGACATCTGGTGGGGGGCAAGATTGACTGCTTCGACTGCCCGGGCGGTGCCGTGCGCTACAGCCTGTGGCGATGGGTCACGGCGTGGAACGTGAGCCACATGCAGTGGTTCTGGGCCAGCCTCGTCTCCATCATGTTGATTGACCTGTACATCCGTCTTCTCGGCGCGGGCGTGATACCACAAGACCCCAGGATCGTGTTCTAG
- a CDS encoding cupin domain-containing protein produces MDYLYLLDPTVGVEPPVDGILSRTLLDDEYAKVLVFGFGAGQELSEHTASMPALLQFLKGEADLTLGKDSTSAVAGTCVYMRPNLPHSVHAKTPVVMLLVLMKRPT; encoded by the coding sequence ATGGACTATCTTTACCTGCTCGATCCGACCGTCGGTGTCGAGCCACCCGTGGACGGCATTCTGAGCCGTACCTTGCTGGACGACGAATATGCCAAAGTGTTAGTATTCGGCTTCGGCGCTGGGCAGGAGCTTTCCGAGCATACCGCCTCCATGCCGGCGCTTTTGCAGTTCCTGAAGGGTGAGGCGGACCTCACACTAGGGAAGGACTCCACTTCGGCGGTCGCAGGCACTTGCGTGTACATGAGGCCGAACCTGCCTCACAGCGTCCACGCCAAGACACCGGTGGTGATGCTGTTAGTATTGATGAAGCGTCCGACATGA
- a CDS encoding NAD-dependent epimerase/dehydratase family protein, producing the protein MKVLVLGGTLFIGPQVVRRLVREGCEVTVFHRGKSNAELPDTVEHLLGDRNELRSHADTLRAVVPDVVLDMRPLDDTDAEAVLDVFVGYARRVVAISSVDVYRAYGKLLGNEKGPPDPVPLTEDSPLRERLYPYRGETPRAADDPRRRLDDYDKILAEKVFLSDDRLPGTVLRLPMVYGPLDYQHRLYPYLKRMDDGRPAILLDEAQYRWRDSHAYVGNVGHAISLAVLRDEAAGRVYNVAEPEPYTEAEWVRRVGRAVGWKGEVVAVPAGRLGEEGDFTHHLAVDSGRIRTELAYTEEVPEDRALAETIEWERANPPEPRPEFDYAEEDRILTELRG; encoded by the coding sequence ATGAAGGTCCTGGTACTTGGCGGTACGCTCTTCATCGGCCCTCAGGTGGTGCGGCGCCTGGTCCGCGAGGGGTGCGAGGTGACCGTCTTCCACCGCGGAAAGAGCAACGCAGAGCTGCCCGACACCGTCGAGCATCTGCTAGGCGACCGCAACGAGCTTCGTAGTCATGCGGACACCCTCCGAGCAGTGGTGCCCGACGTCGTATTGGACATGCGGCCGCTAGACGATACCGATGCAGAGGCGGTCCTCGACGTCTTCGTAGGATATGCACGTCGAGTGGTCGCAATCAGCAGCGTGGACGTGTATCGTGCCTACGGCAAACTCCTCGGCAACGAGAAGGGACCTCCCGACCCGGTTCCCCTCACTGAGGATTCGCCCCTGCGCGAGCGCCTGTACCCCTATCGGGGGGAGACCCCTCGCGCGGCCGACGATCCCAGGCGAAGGCTGGACGACTACGACAAAATCCTTGCCGAGAAGGTGTTCCTGTCCGACGATCGCCTCCCGGGCACCGTGCTCCGCCTGCCGATGGTGTACGGGCCCCTCGACTACCAGCACCGGCTTTATCCTTACCTAAAGCGAATGGACGATGGGCGCCCCGCGATTTTACTGGACGAAGCACAATACCGTTGGCGAGACTCTCACGCGTACGTGGGCAACGTGGGGCATGCCATCTCGCTCGCTGTGCTTCGCGACGAGGCTGCCGGGCGGGTGTACAACGTAGCGGAGCCCGAGCCGTACACCGAAGCCGAATGGGTGCGGCGCGTGGGCCGAGCAGTTGGCTGGAAAGGCGAGGTGGTCGCGGTGCCCGCTGGACGCCTAGGCGAGGAGGGCGACTTCACGCACCATCTGGCGGTGGATTCCGGCCGCATCCGCACGGAGCTGGCCTACACGGAGGAGGTGCCCGAAGACCGCGCGCTGGCCGAAACCATCGAGTGGGAACGGGCTAACCCCCCAGAACCGCGGCCGGAGTTCGACTACGCCGAGGAAGACCGCATTCTCACCGAGCTTCGAGGCTGA
- a CDS encoding succinate dehydrogenase/fumarate reductase iron-sulfur subunit translates to MAEYTLRVFRGDAKGGEEREYRVQAAEGWVVLDAIHAIQREQDGSLACRWNCKAAKCGSCSAEINGIPSLMCKTRLDALPPGPIRVYPIKTFPLIRDLVTDVSWNYEQAKKIQAFTYDPKIGDQPFRIRQRDVERVQEFRKCIECFLCQNVCHVLREHQLKDHYFGPRQMIRLAGLEMHPMDIADRAEMIWQEAGVGYCNITKCCEEVCPESIRITDNGIIPLKERVIDSRGLLRVLRGLVRRRTG, encoded by the coding sequence ATGGCGGAATACACGCTGAGAGTGTTTCGAGGGGATGCGAAGGGTGGTGAGGAGCGCGAGTACCGCGTGCAGGCAGCGGAGGGCTGGGTGGTCTTGGATGCTATCCATGCTATCCAGAGGGAGCAAGATGGCTCGCTTGCCTGCCGCTGGAACTGCAAAGCGGCTAAGTGCGGCTCCTGCAGCGCGGAGATCAACGGTATCCCATCACTCATGTGCAAGACGCGTCTCGACGCTCTGCCACCCGGGCCAATACGTGTGTATCCTATCAAGACCTTCCCCCTCATCCGCGACCTCGTGACGGACGTGTCCTGGAACTACGAGCAGGCCAAGAAAATCCAAGCATTCACCTACGATCCGAAGATCGGAGATCAGCCTTTTCGCATTCGGCAGCGTGACGTCGAGCGCGTGCAGGAGTTCCGTAAGTGCATCGAGTGCTTCCTGTGTCAGAACGTGTGTCACGTCCTGCGCGAACACCAGCTGAAAGATCACTACTTCGGCCCTCGACAGATGATACGTCTCGCAGGACTCGAGATGCATCCTATGGACATTGCCGATCGCGCCGAGATGATTTGGCAAGAGGCAGGCGTCGGCTACTGCAACATCACCAAATGCTGCGAGGAGGTGTGTCCCGAGAGCATTCGTATCACGGACAACGGTATCATCCCCCTGAAAGAGCGAGTGATCGATTCGCGCGGCCTGCTTCGCGTGCTCCGAGGCCTGGTCCGGAGACGGACGGGATAA